One region of Primulina tabacum isolate GXHZ01 chromosome 1, ASM2559414v2, whole genome shotgun sequence genomic DNA includes:
- the LOC142545945 gene encoding uncharacterized protein LOC142545945, with the protein MSRPMEEDVPVKNEDEEFNTGPLSVLMMSVKNNTQVLINCRNNKKLLGHVRAFDRHCNMVLENVREMWTEVPKTGKGKKKALPVNKDRFISKMFLRGDSVIIVLRNPK; encoded by the exons atgag TCGACCGATGGAAGAAGATGTCCCT GTTAAGAACGAGGACGAGGAGTTCAATACAGGTCCACTTTCTGTTCTGATGATGAGTGTTAAAAATAACACACAG GTGTTGATCAATTGCCGAAATAACAAAAAACTTCTTGGCCATGTGAGGGCATTTGACCGCCACTGCAACATGGTTCTGGAAAATGTGCGGGAGATGTGGACTGAG GTGCCCAAGACCGGGAAAGGCAAGAAGAAAGCTCTTCCAGTTAATAAAGATCGTTTTATTAGTAAGATGTTTCTCCGTGGAGATTCAGTGATCATTGTCCTCAGAAATCCCAAGTGA
- the LOC142545962 gene encoding UDP-glucuronic acid decarboxylase 2 produces the protein MASELIFRGHESQPVSDAYSPKPLPAVARPVRYMLREQRLVFMLVGIAIAALIFTFSPSSKPLSPIHNAHISSSLIHPQPHRVMYQNRHIASGFVGKIPLGLKRKSLRIVVTGGAGFVGSHLVDRLISRGDSVIVVDNFFTGRKENVMQHFGNPRFELIRHDVVEPLLLEVDQIYHLACPASPVHYKHNPVKTIKTNVVGTLNMLGLAKRVGARFLLTSTSEVYGDPLQHPQVETYWGNVNPIGVRSCYDEGKRTAETLTMDYHRGADVEVRIARIFNTYGPRMCIDDGRVVSNFVAQALRKEPLTVYGDGKQTRSFQFVSDLVEGLIRLMEGEHVGPFNLGNPGEFTMLELAQVVRETIDSNAKIAFRPNTEDDPHKRKPDITKAKQQLGWEPKVSLRQGLPMMVSDFRQRIFGGHEYNSASSSL, from the exons ATGGCTTCAGAGTTAATATTCCGAGGTCACGAGTCGCAGCCCGTGAGTGATGCCTACTCGCCGAAGCCTTTGCCCGCCGTGGCTCGCCCGGTTCGCTACATGCTACGCGAACAACGATTGGTTTTCATGTTGGTCGGCATTGCTATCGCCGCtctgatcttcaccttctcaccTTCCTCCAAACCCCTCTCGCCGATCCATAACGCTCACATTTCCTCCTCCTTGATTCATCCGCAGCCACACCGAGTCATGTACCAGAACAGGCACATCGCCTCCGGATTCGTCGGGAAAATTCCACTCGGATTGAAACGTAAGAGCTTGCGGATTGTTGTCACAGGCGGCGCCGGTTTCGTCGGGAGTCATTTGGTCGACCGGCTCATAAGCAGAGGCGACAGCGTGATCGTAGTAGACAATTTCTTCACCGGGAGAAAGGAGAACGTCATGCAGCATTTCGGGAATCCGAGGTTCGAGCTAATCCGACACGACGTGGTCGAGCCACTGCTGTTAGAAGTGGATCAGATCTATCATCTCGCTTGCCCCGCGTCGCCCGTTCATTACAAGCACAACCCCGTGAAAACAATC AAGACCAACGTGGTCGGGACATTGAACATGCTGGGGCTGGCGAAGCGTGTGGGCGCGCGGTTCTTGCTGACGAGCACCAGTGAGGTTTACGGAGACCCATTGCAACATCCGCAAGTCGAAACATACTGGGGCAACGTCAATCCGATCG GTGTCAGAAGCTGTTACGATGAAGGAAAACGAACAGCTGAAACGTTGACCATGGATTATCACAGGGGTGCTGACGTTGAG GTGAGGATTGCTAGAATCTTTAATACTTACGGACCTCGTATGTGCATTGATGATGGTCGGGTTGTAAGCAACTTTGTTGCCCAG GCTTTGAGGAAAGAGCCACTCACTGTTTATGGCGATGGGAAGCAAACAAGAAGttttcagtttgtttctgatTTG GTGGAGGGCCTAATACGATTGATGGAAGGAGAGCATGTCGGGCCTTTCAATCTTGGTAACCCAGGAGAGTTCACTATGCTTGAACTTGCTCAG GTGGTTCGAGAAACCATTGATTCAAATGCAAAGATAGCGTTCAGGCCTAACACAGAAGATGACCCTCACAAGAGGAAGCCTGACATCACCAAGGCAAAGCAGCAGCTGGGTTGGGAGCCCAAAGTGTCACTGAGACAAGGCCTCCCTATGATGGTCTCAGACTTCAGGCAACGGATATTTGGCGGCCACGAATACAACAGTGCTTCTTCTTCCCTTTAA
- the LOC142519223 gene encoding hydroxyproline O-galactosyltransferase HPGT1-like isoform X1, with the protein MRKGLRLAFSSSVGKSSASVDDTLKIISCGEKQKILDVLNAELEKARQKGFVLKHLSENSGNNAKKRLLAVIGSVTTFGRKNNKDVIRKAWMPTGAALKIMEEEKGIVIRFVLGRRRSI; encoded by the exons ATGAGGAAGGGCTTACGATTGGCGTTCTCATCGAGTGTG GGAAAATCTTCCGCTTCTGTGGATGATAcgttaaaaataatttcttgcgg GGAAAAGCAGAAGATATTAGATGTTCTTAATGCGGAGCTGGAGAAAGCTAGGCAGAAAGGATTTGTGCTTAAGCATCTCTCAGAAAACAGCGGAAATAATGCAAAGAAAAGGCTTTTGGCTGTGATAGGGAGTGTTACAACTTTTGGACGCAAGAACAACAAAGATGTAATTCGTAAGGCCTGGATGCCTACTG GTGCTGCTCTGAAGATAATGGAGGAAGAAAAAGGCATTGTCATAAGATTTGTGTTAGGAAGAAGGAGGTCTATATGA
- the LOC142519223 gene encoding hydroxyproline O-galactosyltransferase HPGT1-like isoform X3, which produces MRKGLRLAFSSSVGKSSASVDDTLKIISCGEKQKILDVLNAELEKARQKGFVLKHLSENSGNNAKKRLLAVIGSVTTFGRKNNKDVIRKAWMPTGESYHMA; this is translated from the exons ATGAGGAAGGGCTTACGATTGGCGTTCTCATCGAGTGTG GGAAAATCTTCCGCTTCTGTGGATGATAcgttaaaaataatttcttgcgg GGAAAAGCAGAAGATATTAGATGTTCTTAATGCGGAGCTGGAGAAAGCTAGGCAGAAAGGATTTGTGCTTAAGCATCTCTCAGAAAACAGCGGAAATAATGCAAAGAAAAGGCTTTTGGCTGTGATAGGGAGTGTTACAACTTTTGGACGCAAGAACAACAAAGATGTAATTCGTAAGGCCTGGATGCCTACTGGTGAGTCATATCATATGGCCTAA
- the LOC142519223 gene encoding hydroxyproline O-galactosyltransferase HPGT1-like isoform X2 has translation MRKGLRLAFSSSGKSSASVDDTLKIISCGEKQKILDVLNAELEKARQKGFVLKHLSENSGNNAKKRLLAVIGSVTTFGRKNNKDVIRKAWMPTGAALKIMEEEKGIVIRFVLGRRRSI, from the exons ATGAGGAAGGGCTTACGATTGGCGTTCTCATCGAGT GGAAAATCTTCCGCTTCTGTGGATGATAcgttaaaaataatttcttgcgg GGAAAAGCAGAAGATATTAGATGTTCTTAATGCGGAGCTGGAGAAAGCTAGGCAGAAAGGATTTGTGCTTAAGCATCTCTCAGAAAACAGCGGAAATAATGCAAAGAAAAGGCTTTTGGCTGTGATAGGGAGTGTTACAACTTTTGGACGCAAGAACAACAAAGATGTAATTCGTAAGGCCTGGATGCCTACTG GTGCTGCTCTGAAGATAATGGAGGAAGAAAAAGGCATTGTCATAAGATTTGTGTTAGGAAGAAGGAGGTCTATATGA
- the LOC142519223 gene encoding hydroxyproline O-galactosyltransferase HPGT1-like isoform X4 → MRKGLRLAFSSSKILDVLNAELEKARQKGFVLKHLSENSGNNAKKRLLAVIGSVTTFGRKNNKDVIRKAWMPTGAALKIMEEEKGIVIRFVLGRRRSI, encoded by the exons ATGAGGAAGGGCTTACGATTGGCGTTCTCATCGAGT AAGATATTAGATGTTCTTAATGCGGAGCTGGAGAAAGCTAGGCAGAAAGGATTTGTGCTTAAGCATCTCTCAGAAAACAGCGGAAATAATGCAAAGAAAAGGCTTTTGGCTGTGATAGGGAGTGTTACAACTTTTGGACGCAAGAACAACAAAGATGTAATTCGTAAGGCCTGGATGCCTACTG GTGCTGCTCTGAAGATAATGGAGGAAGAAAAAGGCATTGTCATAAGATTTGTGTTAGGAAGAAGGAGGTCTATATGA